Below is a genomic region from Cellulomonas sp. P24.
GCGTCAACCTCATCGGTGAGCACACCGACTACAACGGCGGCCTGTGCCTGCCGATCGACCTGCCGCACCGCACCTACGTCGCACTGCGCCGCCGCGACGACGACGTCCTGCGGCTCGTCTCCGAGCGCGAGCACGCCATGTGGACCGGCACGACGGACCAGGTGCACCCCGGCGCCCATCTCGGCTGGGCGGCCTATGCGGCCGGGGTCGCCTGGGCCGTGAACGAGTCCGCGGACCCGGCACCGGCGACCGGTGCGGACGCGACCGGGGACGTCCGCGCGACATCCGACACGCATCCGGCACCCGGCACCCGTCCGACGCCCGGCACCCGCGTCGCAGGCTTCGACGCGGCGGTCGCGTCGTGCGTGCCGTACGGCGCGGGGCTATCGTCGTCGGCCGCCCTGGAGTCTGCGGTCGCGGTCGCGCTCGACGACGTGTGCGACCTCGGTCTCGGCGACTCCGACGCCGGCCGGGCGGTGCTGGCGGCCGCATGTGTGCGGGCGGAGAACGAGATCGCCGGCGCACCCACGGGCGGCATGGACCAGTCCTCGTCGCTCCGGGCGCAGCCCGGTCACGCCCTGCTCCTCGACACGCGCGACGGCACGGTCCGGCACGTGCCGTTCGACCTGTCAGCCCACGGTCTCGCGCTCCTCGTGATCGACACCCGCGCCGAGCACCAGCTCGCCGACGGCCAGTACGCGAACCGACGCGCGACGTGCGAGGCCGCGGCCGCCCGCCTCGGGCACGCGACGCTCCGGGAGGTGGGCGCCGGAGCGGAGCTCGAGGCGGCACTCGCCCTCCTGGCGGAGCCGGGTGACGCCGACGCGGAGACCACCATCAGACGCGTCCGGCACGTCGCCACCGAGATCGCACGGGTGGAGGACTTCGTCGCGCTGCTCGACGCCGGTCGGGTCGCGGAGGTCGGCCCGCTCATGGACGCGTCGCACGCCTCGCTCCGGGACGACTACGAGGTGAGCTGCGCCGAGCTCGACCTCGCCGTCTCCGTCGCACGGGCGAACGGGGCGCTGGGCGCTCGGATGACCGGCGGCGGGTTCGGCGGGTCGGCCATCGCGCTGGTCGAGGCCGACGGCGTCGAGCGCATCGCATCCGCGATCGCCGACGCTTTCGGTGCGGCCGGCTTCACGTCACCGGTGTTCCTCGTGGCGGATGCCTCCGCGCCCGCGGACCGCGACACCGCCTGATCGCGACACCGACCCACCACGTCGCACCAGCGACGGTTCGACGACCCGGCGGCGACCGCCGCCGACCGGGCGTCGGACCAGGTGCGGATGCACGGTCCGGCTCCTGACGCGGCCTGTGCGTCCGCGGCCGAGCGGCGCCCGCGCCTCAGAGGTCGTAGGTCGCGACGAGCGGCGCGTGGTCGCTCCACCGCTCGTCCCACGCCGCGGCGCGGTCGACCTCGATCGACACCGCTGCGTCGGTGAGGTCGGGGGTCGTGAGCTGGTAGTCGATCCGCCAGCCGGCGTCGTTGTCGAAGGCCTGGCCGCGCCACGACCACCAGGTGTACGGACCGGGACCGTCGCCGCCGAGCCGCCGGCCGAGGTCGGTCCAGCCGAGGTCGTCGAACCACCGGTCGAGGTAGGCGCGCTCCTCCGGCAGGAACCCGGCGGACTTCAGGTTGCCCTTCCAGTTCTTGATGTCCACGTTCCGGTGCGCGATGTTCAGGTCACCGGCCACGACGGTCAGCCCGCCGGCCTCCGCGAGCTCACCGAGCCGCGCCGTGACGTGGTCGAGGAACGCGTACTTCTCGTCCATCTTCGGTGTGCCGGCCTGGCCCGAGTGGATGTACGCCGACACGACGGTCAGCGTGCGCGGTGCACCGCCGTCGACCGCCGGGAGCTCGAGATCGGCCTCGACCCATCGACCGGTGTCGACCGGGACACCGGTCGCCAGGCCGATGCGGATCGCCGACATCGGCAGCCGCGACGCGATCGCGACCCCCGCCCGGCCCTTGATCTCGCAGGCTTCGTGCGCGAGGTCCCACTCGCCGGGCGGGAGGAACTCACCGACCATCTCGTCCGGAGCCCGGACCTCCTGGAGCAGCAGGACATCGGGCCTGCGGGACTCGACCCAGGCGCCCATGCCCTTCTTGTACGCGGCCCTGATCCCGTTCACGTTGGCGGTGGCGATCGTCAGCATGGGCCCATCCAACCCCATGCCACCCACGCTCCTCACGAACGCCGCTGCTACCCCTATCTGGGCGGACGCCGGCCCCACCAGCCGTACTCGCGGGACGCCACCCAGCTCATCGTGCTGAGCATCGTCGCGAAGTACAGCGTGCGCGGGACGATGCCCTGAATCCTCAGCAGGTCAAGCACGAAACCAACGGCGATGAACGCGAGCGCCACGGCGATGATCTTCTTCATTCCCCTGTCACCTCAGCCCGTGCAGGTGCCGCCCTTGAAGAGCCGGACGTCGCCCACGCTAGCCAACTCCGACAGCGACGGCGGTGGCGATCGCCATCGCGATCGCCACCGCCGTCGTCCGTACGCGAACGGTGGGTACGTCACCGGTCGCCGGGTACCCCTCTCACCGGCACCCGGCCGACCGACCCGTCACCTGCCGATCACCAGTGCCAGATCGACCACCAGCCGCCATGCCCGTGGCGGGGCCACGCCTTGACGGTCAAGGTCTCCGAGTCCGAGGACGGCGCGAACGTCGCGCTGCCCAGGTACTCGACCGTGACCGTGTGCGTGCCCGTCGCGAGGTTCCTCGGCAGCAGGACCCCGGTGACTCCCCAGCTGAGCGTCCGGGTCGCCACGACGGTGCCGTCGACGCTGATCTGCACCTGGCCGGCCGGCCGCGCGTGGTGCGCGGAGACCTGCACCAGGACGACGGACGGCATCCCCTCGAACGTCGTGCGCGGCACCAGGGTCGCGCGCGTCGTGGTCGCGATCCGCGCGGCCTCGACCGTCACCGGGACACGAACCGTGGTGCCCGACGGGGTCGCCACCAGGACCAGCGTCGCCGCACCGACCACATCTGTCGGGACCGTGACGTCGACCTGCGCCGCGCCGTCCGTCACCGGCACGTCCACCGCTGCGGCAGAGCTGCCCTCCCACGTCGCCCGCAGGCTCGTGTTGGCCGGGCTGCCGAGCGACGTGAGGTCGAGCTTCGAGACGCCGAAGCTCACCGCATCGCCCTGCGTCACGGTGCCGGGAAGGCCCGACGCCGCCACCGCGTGCCGTGCGAAGTCCGGGCTGACCGGACGGTTCGCGGACAGGTAGGCGATCCACGCGTCCCGGTCGATCAGACCGGAGTCACGCACGTCCGTCGCCTCGGTGAAGACGCGGAAGTTGTCGCCGCCCGTGGCGAGGAACGAGAACGTCCCCACCCGGTACGACGCCGCCGGGTCGAGCGGCACGCCGTCCACCGAGACCGACGTGATCCGGCTGCCGGCCGGCAACGTCGCGTCGTACGTGTACGAGACGTTGTCGGAGAGCCCGAGCTGCAGGTACGGCCGCGACGGCACGGTGCCGTCCGGGAGGGTCTGCCACTGCTGCTCGAGCATCGTGCGGACCTGCTCGCCCGTCATGGACATGGTCCACAGGTTGTTGACGAACGGCAGCACCGCGTTGGCCTGCGCGTACGTGATCTCGCCGTCGGCCGCAGGCCCGGGCGGGCTGTAGGACGACTGCGACGCGAACAGGTCGGACCGGAGCCCACCGGGGTTCACCACCCCGATCTGCGCCCCGCCGCGGTCGGCGCTCGCGAGCGAGTCGCGCAGCGCGTCGGCCACCAGGTTGCCCAGGGTGGACTCGGACGCCCGGTCGTCACGCACCGGGCCGATGTAGGCGGTCGTGATGTCCGCCGTGAGCGAGCCGATCACGACGTCGCCCTGGGTCTTCGCGTTCGCGAGGGCGGCGTCGACGACCTCCTTGACC
It encodes:
- a CDS encoding exodeoxyribonuclease III, yielding MLTIATANVNGIRAAYKKGMGAWVESRRPDVLLLQEVRAPDEMVGEFLPPGEWDLAHEACEIKGRAGVAIASRLPMSAIRIGLATGVPVDTGRWVEADLELPAVDGGAPRTLTVVSAYIHSGQAGTPKMDEKYAFLDHVTARLGELAEAGGLTVVAGDLNIAHRNVDIKNWKGNLKSAGFLPEERAYLDRWFDDLGWTDLGRRLGGDGPGPYTWWSWRGQAFDNDAGWRIDYQLTTPDLTDAAVSIEVDRAAAWDERWSDHAPLVATYDL
- the galK gene encoding galactokinase; its protein translation is MTGEWLTAWDRSAGAHSAAELFRSRFGAEPDGVWSAPGRVNLIGEHTDYNGGLCLPIDLPHRTYVALRRRDDDVLRLVSEREHAMWTGTTDQVHPGAHLGWAAYAAGVAWAVNESADPAPATGADATGDVRATSDTHPAPGTRPTPGTRVAGFDAAVASCVPYGAGLSSSAALESAVAVALDDVCDLGLGDSDAGRAVLAAACVRAENEIAGAPTGGMDQSSSLRAQPGHALLLDTRDGTVRHVPFDLSAHGLALLVIDTRAEHQLADGQYANRRATCEAAAARLGHATLREVGAGAELEAALALLAEPGDADAETTIRRVRHVATEIARVEDFVALLDAGRVAEVGPLMDASHASLRDDYEVSCAELDLAVSVARANGALGARMTGGGFGGSAIALVEADGVERIASAIADAFGAAGFTSPVFLVADASAPADRDTA